The following are from one region of the Camelus ferus isolate YT-003-E chromosome 13, BCGSAC_Cfer_1.0, whole genome shotgun sequence genome:
- the PPCS gene encoding phosphopantothenate--cysteine ligase isoform X3, whose protein sequence is MKMVPKMLSPLVKDWAPKAFIISFKLETDPSIVIDRARNALEIYRHQVVVANILESRRSFVVIITKDSETKLLLSEEEVEKGIEIEEKIVDDLQSRHTAFIHDKN, encoded by the coding sequence ATGAAGATGGTGCCAAAAATGCTTTCTCCTTTGGTTAAAGACTGGGCTCCCAAAGcatttataatttcctttaagTTGGAGACTGATCCCTCCATCGTAATTGACCGTGCACGGAATGCTTTGGAAATTTATCGACATCAAGTGGTGGTGGCTAACATCCTTGAGTCACGACGGTCCTTTGTGGTTATTATAACCaaagactcagaaaccaagtTATTGCTATCAGAGGAAGAGGTAGAAAAAGGCATAGAGATAGAAGAGAAGATAGTGGATGATCTTCAGTCTCGACATACAGCTTTTATACATGACAAAAACTGA